A stretch of Bordetella genomosp. 13 DNA encodes these proteins:
- a CDS encoding arsenic transporter produces the protein MPLAVAIFIFTLVLVIAQPRGLGIGWSACIGAGLALLTGVVHWTDIGEVWQIVWNATATFIAIIITSLILDQAGFFEWAALHVARWGRGRGRRLFVLIVLLGAVVTALFANDGAALILTPIVMEMLLALGFAPAATLAFVMAAGFVADTASIPLIVSNLVNIVSADFFGIGFGQYAAVMVPVNVAAVAATLAVLMLFFRRGIPRRYDLSQLPEPRSAVRDPVTFRAGWIVLALLLAGFFVLEPMGIPISAIAAAGTAGLLLVAGRQHIIGTRRIMRDAPWHIVVFSLGMYLVVYGLRNAGLTAYLTGLLDRCAEYGVWGAALGTGLITAFLSSVMNNLPTVLVGALSIADTSATGAVREAMIYANVIGSDLGPKITPIGSLATLLWLHVLARKGLTIGWGYYFRVGIVLTLPVLLVTLAALAWRLQP, from the coding sequence ATGCCGCTCGCCGTCGCCATCTTCATATTCACGCTGGTACTCGTCATCGCCCAGCCCCGCGGCCTGGGCATAGGCTGGAGTGCCTGCATCGGCGCGGGGCTGGCGCTGCTGACCGGCGTGGTCCACTGGACCGACATCGGCGAGGTATGGCAGATCGTCTGGAACGCCACCGCGACCTTCATCGCCATCATCATCACCAGCCTGATCCTGGACCAGGCCGGCTTCTTCGAATGGGCCGCCTTGCACGTGGCGCGCTGGGGCCGCGGCCGCGGGCGCAGGCTGTTCGTGCTGATCGTCCTGCTGGGCGCGGTGGTCACGGCGCTGTTCGCCAACGACGGCGCGGCGCTGATCCTCACGCCCATCGTCATGGAGATGCTGCTGGCGCTGGGATTCGCGCCGGCCGCCACGCTCGCGTTCGTGATGGCCGCGGGCTTCGTGGCCGATACCGCCAGCATCCCGCTCATCGTCTCGAACCTGGTCAACATCGTGTCGGCCGACTTCTTCGGCATCGGTTTCGGCCAGTACGCCGCGGTCATGGTGCCGGTCAACGTCGCCGCGGTGGCGGCCACGCTGGCGGTGCTGATGCTGTTCTTCCGGCGCGGCATCCCGCGGCGATATGACCTGTCGCAGTTGCCCGAGCCGCGCAGCGCGGTTCGCGACCCTGTCACCTTCCGCGCCGGCTGGATCGTGCTGGCGCTGCTGCTGGCGGGCTTCTTCGTGCTCGAACCCATGGGCATCCCCATCAGCGCCATCGCCGCGGCCGGCACCGCGGGCCTGCTGCTGGTGGCCGGACGCCAGCACATCATCGGCACGCGCCGCATCATGCGCGACGCGCCGTGGCACATCGTCGTGTTCTCGCTGGGCATGTACCTGGTGGTCTACGGCCTGCGCAATGCCGGCCTGACCGCCTACCTTACCGGCTTGCTGGACCGCTGCGCCGAATACGGCGTGTGGGGCGCTGCCCTGGGCACGGGCCTGATCACCGCGTTCCTGTCCTCGGTGATGAACAACCTGCCCACCGTGCTGGTGGGCGCGCTGTCCATCGCGGACACCAGCGCCACGGGCGCCGTGCGCGAGGCCATGATCTACGCGAACGTCATCGGCAGCGACCTGGGCCCGAAGATCACGCCCATCGGCAGCCTGGCGACACTGCTGTGGCTGCACGTACTCGCACGCAAGGGCCTGACGATCGGATGGGGCTATTACTTCCGCGTGGGCATCGTGCTGACGCTGCCGGTGCTGCTGGTGACGCTGGCCGCGCTGGCGTGGCGGCTGCAGCCCTGA
- a CDS encoding FMN-binding glutamate synthase family protein — translation MSWIAGRFTAFVLILAGAAVTLTLAVAQSPWWLLAAAPLLMLSLLGVYDLVQTRHAIRRNYPVLGNLRFLFEFIRPEIRQYFLEDDTQAAPFSRAQRSIVYQRAKEEIDKRPFGTQEDVYGDRYEWINHSMTPAHVADPDFRVTVGGVDCRQPYSMSAFNISAMSFGALSANAVLALNDGARQGNFAHDTGEGGISRYHREPGGALIWNIGSGYFGCRDENGAFSDEAFMRNARLPQVKMIEIKLSQGAKPGHGGILPAGKVTIEIAEARGVQPWRDCNSPSSHSAFDSPIGLMHFIARLRELSDGKPVGFKFCVGHPWEWFAIVKAMLETGITPDFIVVDGAEGGTGAAPVEFVDHVGTPLREALRLVHNTLIGVNLRDRIRLGASGKIITAFDMARVMAMGADWCNAARGFMFAIGCIQAQACHTGKCPTGVTTQDPLRQRALVVPDKAQRVAHFHRNTLHALAELIGAAGLTHPGQLRPHHIARRVSSSEVKLLSALFPELAPGELLRGEFRHDVYRVGWGMARADSFQPATDITSALAELNRPAEAARPLQPAAA, via the coding sequence ATGAGCTGGATTGCCGGCCGATTCACGGCCTTCGTATTGATCCTGGCAGGCGCGGCCGTCACGCTAACGCTGGCCGTCGCGCAATCGCCATGGTGGCTGCTGGCGGCCGCGCCGCTGCTCATGCTGTCGCTGCTGGGCGTCTACGACCTGGTGCAGACGCGCCACGCCATCCGCCGCAACTATCCGGTGCTGGGCAACCTGCGTTTCCTGTTCGAGTTCATCCGGCCCGAGATCCGCCAGTATTTCCTCGAGGACGACACGCAGGCCGCGCCGTTCTCGCGCGCGCAGCGCTCCATCGTGTATCAGCGGGCCAAGGAAGAGATCGACAAGCGCCCCTTCGGCACCCAGGAAGACGTGTACGGCGACCGCTATGAATGGATCAACCATTCCATGACGCCCGCGCACGTGGCGGACCCCGACTTCCGCGTCACCGTGGGCGGCGTCGACTGCCGGCAGCCCTATTCCATGTCGGCCTTCAACATCTCGGCGATGAGCTTCGGCGCGCTGTCGGCCAATGCCGTGCTGGCGCTGAACGACGGCGCCCGGCAAGGCAATTTCGCGCACGACACCGGCGAGGGCGGCATCAGCCGCTATCACCGCGAGCCGGGCGGCGCGCTGATATGGAACATCGGCTCGGGCTACTTCGGCTGCCGCGACGAAAACGGCGCGTTCTCCGATGAGGCCTTCATGCGCAATGCCCGGCTGCCGCAGGTGAAGATGATCGAGATCAAGCTGTCGCAGGGGGCCAAGCCGGGCCACGGCGGCATCCTGCCCGCGGGCAAGGTCACCATCGAGATCGCCGAGGCGCGCGGCGTGCAGCCCTGGCGCGACTGCAATTCGCCGTCCAGCCACAGCGCGTTCGATTCGCCCATCGGGCTGATGCATTTCATCGCGCGCCTGCGCGAGCTGTCCGACGGCAAGCCGGTGGGCTTCAAGTTCTGCGTGGGCCATCCCTGGGAATGGTTCGCCATCGTCAAGGCCATGCTCGAGACCGGCATCACGCCGGATTTCATCGTGGTCGACGGTGCGGAGGGCGGCACGGGGGCCGCGCCCGTGGAGTTTGTGGACCACGTCGGCACGCCTTTGCGCGAGGCCCTGCGGCTGGTGCACAACACGCTGATCGGCGTGAACCTGCGCGACCGCATCCGTCTGGGCGCATCCGGCAAGATCATCACTGCCTTCGACATGGCGCGCGTCATGGCCATGGGAGCCGACTGGTGCAACGCCGCGCGCGGCTTCATGTTCGCCATCGGCTGTATCCAGGCGCAGGCCTGCCATACGGGCAAGTGTCCCACCGGCGTCACCACCCAGGACCCGCTGCGCCAGCGCGCGCTGGTGGTGCCCGACAAGGCGCAGCGCGTAGCGCACTTCCATCGCAATACGCTGCACGCGCTGGCCGAACTGATCGGCGCGGCCGGCTTGACGCATCCCGGCCAATTGCGCCCGCACCACATCGCTCGGCGCGTGTCGTCTTCCGAGGTGAAGCTGTTGTCCGCGCTGTTTCCCGAGCTGGCGCCCGGCGAACTGCTGCGAGGCGAATTCCGCCACGACGTGTACCGGGTGGGCTGGGGCATGGCGCGCGCGGATTCGTTCCAGCCGGCCACCGACATCACCTCGGCCCTGGCCGAACTGAACCGTCCCGCCGAGGCCGCGCGCCCCCTGCAGCCGGCGGCGGCGTGA
- a CDS encoding phospholipase D-like domain-containing protein, translating to MAALNVPRARRYLNKLARCGAAGLALLLAACASVPDTTLLRQRGEQAARSADAGWRSYEQGRDLAARHNEQRDFLAYHLEVEEAISGTPLVPGNQVRLLVDGASAYDAMLQAIDQAERFVHMETYIFDDDEDGRRFADALIAARARHVEVALMIDAVGTISTPDALFERMRQAGVQVTVFNPVNPVEARAGWSINERNHRKVLVVDGHVGYLGGMNISSVYSSSSSGLVVSASSASGSDSEAEKEPEAPWRDTHIEIRGPGVAQLEQVLRDGWESQKGPPLTEWITASPPPRQGDLAVRILANQPDESDGYTVYLTMMSAFASARRSIHITMAYFAPDPAFVQVLADAAQRGVEVVMVLPGFSDSSLVLYAGQSHYEKLLRAGVKIYERRDALLHAKTAVVDGVWSTVGSSNMDWRSFALNYEVNAVILGGDFASQMEEMFQQDVAQATQVDLQAWEDRGLGDRFMEGFSRLFERWL from the coding sequence ATGGCAGCCTTGAATGTCCCTCGTGCCCGCCGATACCTGAATAAACTGGCGCGCTGCGGCGCGGCCGGGCTGGCGCTGCTGCTCGCGGCATGCGCCAGCGTGCCCGACACCACGCTGCTGCGCCAGCGCGGCGAGCAGGCGGCGCGGTCGGCGGACGCGGGCTGGCGAAGCTACGAGCAGGGCCGAGACCTGGCGGCACGGCACAATGAGCAGCGCGATTTCCTCGCCTATCACCTGGAAGTGGAAGAGGCCATCAGCGGCACGCCGCTGGTACCGGGCAACCAGGTGCGCCTGCTGGTCGACGGGGCGAGCGCCTACGACGCCATGCTGCAGGCCATCGACCAGGCCGAACGGTTCGTGCACATGGAAACGTACATCTTCGACGATGACGAAGATGGCCGGCGTTTCGCCGACGCCCTGATCGCGGCCCGCGCGCGCCACGTCGAGGTGGCGCTGATGATCGACGCCGTCGGCACCATCTCCACGCCCGACGCCCTGTTCGAAAGAATGCGCCAGGCGGGCGTGCAGGTGACGGTGTTCAATCCCGTCAATCCCGTCGAGGCTCGCGCCGGCTGGTCGATCAACGAGCGCAATCACCGCAAGGTGCTGGTCGTGGACGGCCATGTGGGCTACCTGGGCGGCATGAACATCAGCAGCGTGTATTCGTCGAGTTCGAGCGGCTTGGTGGTCAGCGCGTCGTCCGCTTCGGGCTCCGATTCCGAAGCGGAGAAAGAGCCCGAGGCGCCATGGCGCGATACGCACATCGAGATCCGCGGCCCCGGCGTGGCGCAGCTGGAACAGGTGTTGCGCGACGGGTGGGAATCGCAGAAGGGACCGCCGCTGACGGAATGGATCACGGCCTCGCCGCCGCCGCGGCAGGGCGACCTGGCGGTGCGCATCCTGGCCAACCAGCCGGACGAGAGCGATGGCTATACGGTGTACCTGACGATGATGTCGGCCTTCGCCAGCGCGCGCCGCTCGATTCACATCACCATGGCGTACTTCGCGCCGGACCCGGCCTTCGTCCAGGTGCTCGCCGATGCCGCGCAGCGGGGCGTCGAGGTAGTGATGGTGCTGCCGGGCTTCAGCGATTCGTCGCTGGTGCTGTATGCCGGCCAATCGCACTATGAAAAACTGCTGCGCGCGGGGGTGAAGATTTATGAAAGGCGCGACGCGCTGCTGCACGCGAAAACCGCGGTGGTGGACGGCGTGTGGTCCACGGTGGGTTCCAGCAACATGGACTGGCGCAGCTTCGCGCTGAACTACGAGGTCAATGCCGTGATCCTGGGCGGCGATTTCGCCAGCCAGATGGAAGAGATGTTCCAGCAGGACGTGGCGCAGGCCACGCAGGTCGACCTGCAGGCCTGGGAGGACCGCGGCTTGGGCGATCGCTTCATGGAAGGCTTCTCGCGGCTGTTCGAGCGCTGGCTTTGA
- the egtD gene encoding L-histidine N(alpha)-methyltransferase — protein sequence MARSLTSLASAAPAQVSRGGTADEELRAGLMAAVPTISPKYLYDSLGSSLFTAITLLPEYYPTRCEAEILREQASRIAYHVGRVESLIDLGAGDCVKAERLFPVLQPTRYVPIDISADYLNDAVARLRHAHPGLEIRALGRDFSHTFDLPESVPAENRLFFYPGSSIGNLSPDEALALLQRIHALCPGGGLLVGVDRVKPRGVLEPAYDDALGLTGAFNLNMLRHVNTLLGSNFRVEDWRHEARYNETESRVEMHLRAAADVLVKWPGGERHFARGQSIHTECSYKYTVDGFADLLRRAGFGKIQHWSDRRDWFSVFSARA from the coding sequence ATGGCACGCTCCCTGACTTCCCTCGCCTCGGCCGCCCCGGCCCAGGTATCGCGCGGCGGCACCGCCGACGAAGAACTGCGCGCCGGCCTCATGGCCGCCGTCCCCACCATCAGCCCGAAGTACCTGTACGACTCGCTGGGCTCCAGCCTGTTCACCGCCATCACCCTGCTTCCCGAGTACTACCCCACGCGCTGCGAAGCCGAGATCCTGCGCGAGCAGGCCTCGCGCATTGCGTATCACGTAGGACGCGTCGAGTCGCTGATCGACCTGGGTGCGGGCGACTGCGTGAAGGCCGAGAGACTGTTCCCGGTACTGCAGCCCACGCGCTACGTGCCGATCGACATCTCGGCGGACTACCTGAACGATGCCGTGGCGCGGTTGCGCCATGCGCATCCCGGCCTGGAGATTCGCGCGCTGGGGCGCGACTTCTCGCACACATTCGATCTGCCCGAAAGCGTGCCTGCCGAGAACCGCCTGTTCTTCTATCCCGGCTCGAGCATCGGCAATCTGTCGCCCGACGAAGCGCTGGCGCTGCTGCAGCGCATCCATGCGCTCTGCCCCGGAGGCGGCCTGCTGGTGGGTGTCGATCGCGTCAAGCCGCGCGGCGTGCTCGAGCCGGCATACGACGACGCGCTGGGCCTGACCGGCGCTTTCAATCTGAATATGCTGCGTCACGTGAATACGCTGTTGGGCAGCAACTTTCGGGTCGAGGACTGGCGGCACGAGGCACGCTATAACGAGACCGAATCGCGCGTGGAAATGCACCTGCGCGCCGCCGCCGACGTGCTGGTGAAATGGCCCGGCGGCGAGCGCCACTTCGCGCGCGGCCAGAGCATCCACACCGAATGCTCGTACAAGTACACGGTGGACGGCTTTGCCGACCTGTTGCGACGCGCCGGATTCGGCAAGATCCAGCACTGGTCGGATCGACGCGACTGGTTTTCCGTGTTCAGCGCGCGCGCCTGA
- the egtB gene encoding ergothioneine biosynthesis protein EgtB has protein sequence MDTVYQSPQPIGARSRPAAAERTLSQRYDAVRTLSVELSRPLSPEDCQAQSMPDCSPVKWHLAHTTWFFETFVMGKYDPGREPFHPQYRMLFNSYYNAIGDKHPRPQRGLLTRPPLADVLRYREHVDGAMQALLKRHADDAEFQALVVLGLNHEQQHQELILTDLKHLLSCNPLRPAYLDKPAGVSAAPATPAGWTRYDGGIVRVGNEGTGFAFDNEGPSHEVLLRPYCLADRLVTQGEYLEFMLDGGYRRPEFWLSLGWDMVNGAQWRAPMYWEEHQEEWRVFTLHGMQPLDPHAPVTHVSYFEADAYARWARARLPREAEWEHAARLREAALADSGGALAGTRANMLDTGHLNPRPAAAPDAAHPSQMYGDAWEWTCSSYEAYPGFAPPEGAVGEYNGKFMCNQYVLRGGSCVTPRDHIRASYRNFFPADARWQFSGIRLARDV, from the coding sequence ATGGATACCGTTTACCAGTCGCCGCAGCCCATCGGCGCGCGGTCCAGGCCAGCGGCGGCCGAGCGCACGCTCTCGCAGCGCTACGACGCCGTGCGCACCCTCAGCGTGGAGCTGTCCCGGCCGCTCAGCCCGGAGGATTGCCAGGCGCAGTCCATGCCGGACTGCAGTCCGGTCAAGTGGCACCTGGCGCACACCACATGGTTCTTCGAAACCTTCGTGATGGGCAAGTACGACCCGGGCCGCGAACCCTTCCATCCGCAATACCGGATGCTGTTCAATTCGTACTACAACGCGATCGGCGACAAGCATCCGCGCCCCCAGCGCGGCCTGCTGACCCGTCCGCCGCTGGCCGACGTGCTGCGCTACCGCGAACACGTCGACGGCGCCATGCAGGCGCTGCTGAAGCGCCATGCCGACGATGCCGAATTCCAGGCCCTGGTCGTGCTGGGCCTGAATCACGAGCAGCAGCATCAAGAGCTGATACTCACCGATCTCAAGCACCTGCTGTCCTGCAACCCGCTGCGGCCGGCGTATCTCGACAAGCCGGCGGGCGTCTCGGCGGCGCCGGCCACGCCCGCCGGCTGGACGCGCTACGACGGCGGCATCGTGCGTGTGGGGAATGAGGGCACAGGCTTCGCTTTCGACAACGAGGGACCGTCGCACGAGGTGCTGCTGCGCCCGTACTGTCTGGCCGACCGCCTGGTCACGCAGGGTGAATACCTCGAGTTCATGCTGGACGGCGGTTATCGCCGGCCCGAGTTCTGGCTGTCGCTGGGCTGGGACATGGTGAACGGCGCTCAATGGCGCGCGCCGATGTATTGGGAAGAACATCAGGAAGAGTGGCGCGTGTTCACGCTGCACGGCATGCAGCCCCTGGATCCGCACGCGCCGGTCACGCATGTCAGCTATTTCGAGGCGGATGCGTACGCCCGCTGGGCGCGCGCCCGCCTGCCTCGCGAGGCGGAATGGGAACACGCCGCGCGCTTGCGCGAGGCCGCGCTGGCCGATTCGGGCGGCGCATTGGCCGGGACTCGCGCCAACATGCTGGATACCGGGCACCTGAACCCGCGTCCCGCCGCGGCGCCCGATGCGGCCCACCCCAGCCAGATGTACGGCGACGCGTGGGAATGGACCTGCAGCTCGTACGAGGCCTATCCCGGCTTCGCACCGCCCGAGGGCGCCGTCGGCGAGTACAACGGCAAGTTCATGTGCAATCAGTACGTGCTGCGCGGCGGGTCCTGCGTCACGCCGCGGGATCACATCCGGGCGAGCTACCGAAACTTCTTCCCGGCCGATGCGCGGTGGCAGTTTTCGGGGATACGGCTGGCGCGGGATGTCTGA
- a CDS encoding NADPH-dependent oxidoreductase, with product MTQTHDPNVPATAGLLNARYGEEIGHAYDLIDNAITRHILNHRSVRAFSPRALPADLLPTLVAAAQSASSSSNLQVWSVVAIQDPDHKAQHAVWAKNQDFVRQAPLFLIWLADYSRARLVAQQQGAQVNGADYVESVVLAAVDTALAAQNAVLAAESLGLGAVYVGAIRSNIRPIAADLKLPPYVFPVFGMAIGYPADGLSTHVRPRLPQESVLHNEYYDAAPHAEAAEVYDRALDAFWKKQSIDHPLWTRHIVNRLTADPRDQRYELGDVLRELGFPLR from the coding sequence ATGACACAGACACACGACCCCAACGTTCCTGCCACCGCTGGCCTGCTGAACGCGCGTTATGGCGAAGAGATCGGCCACGCATACGACCTGATCGACAACGCGATCACCCGCCACATCCTGAATCACCGCTCGGTGCGGGCGTTCTCTCCCCGCGCGCTGCCGGCCGACCTGCTGCCCACACTGGTGGCCGCCGCGCAGTCGGCCTCCAGTTCATCCAATCTGCAGGTGTGGAGCGTCGTGGCCATCCAGGATCCCGACCATAAGGCACAGCATGCGGTGTGGGCGAAGAATCAGGACTTCGTCAGGCAGGCCCCGCTGTTCCTCATCTGGCTGGCCGACTATTCGCGCGCGCGGCTGGTGGCGCAGCAACAAGGGGCGCAGGTGAACGGTGCGGACTACGTGGAGTCGGTGGTGTTGGCAGCAGTGGATACCGCGCTGGCCGCCCAGAATGCCGTGCTGGCCGCCGAGTCGCTGGGCTTGGGCGCCGTATACGTAGGTGCGATCCGCAGCAACATACGGCCCATCGCCGCGGACCTGAAGTTGCCCCCTTACGTATTCCCGGTGTTCGGCATGGCCATCGGCTATCCGGCGGACGGATTGTCCACGCACGTCCGGCCGCGGCTGCCCCAAGAGAGCGTGCTGCATAACGAGTACTACGATGCCGCGCCTCATGCCGAGGCGGCCGAAGTGTACGACCGTGCGTTGGACGCGTTCTGGAAGAAGCAGTCGATCGATCATCCGCTATGGACGCGCCACATCGTCAACCGGTTGACGGCCGATCCGCGCGATCAGCGTTATGAGTTGGGCGACGTGCTGCGGGAGTTGGGCTTTCCGCTCAGATAA
- a CDS encoding YnfA family protein, with the protein MPLLKLSALYAVTAVAEIVGCWLAMLVVSQHRSAWLLLPAAGSLALFAWLLTLHPAAAGRVYAAYGGMYIAMALIWLRVVDGVALTRWDLAGAVLALAGMALIGLQPASR; encoded by the coding sequence ATGCCCCTGCTGAAACTATCCGCCCTGTATGCCGTCACCGCCGTAGCCGAAATCGTGGGCTGCTGGCTCGCCATGCTGGTCGTCAGCCAGCATCGCAGCGCATGGCTGCTGCTGCCGGCCGCTGGTTCGCTGGCGCTCTTCGCATGGCTGCTGACGCTGCATCCCGCCGCGGCCGGCCGGGTCTACGCGGCCTACGGCGGCATGTACATCGCGATGGCGCTGATATGGCTGCGTGTGGTGGACGGCGTCGCGCTGACACGCTGGGACCTGGCCGGCGCAGTCCTGGCGCTGGCCGGCATGGCCCTGATCGGCCTGCAACCGGCGTCGCGCTGA
- a CDS encoding AI-2E family transporter, with amino-acid sequence MTKSSLMHDRTFHYLLIVVSVAFAWVLLPFWGAVFWGAILAIIFAPVHRRILTRVGGRRNVSALLTLLIVLLLVILPMTLIAASLVQEGANLYQSMRSGNLDFGVYFQQAIAALPTPVQNLLARFDVGDVKGIQDKLTSGAMQASQFMATQAFNIGQDTFQFLVSFGVMMYLLFFLLRDGSALSRRVRRAVPLSDMHKQHLFRKFTTVIRATVKGNVAVAAVQGVLGGIIFWILGIQGALLWGVVMAFLSLLPAIGAGLIWAPVAVYFLLTGDTWQGIVLIAFGVLVIGMVDNVLRPLLVGKDTKLPDYVVLISTLGGMALFGLNGFVIGPLIAALFVACWDLFSPPDDTDTGIPPRNVS; translated from the coding sequence ATGACCAAGTCCAGCTTGATGCACGACAGAACCTTCCATTACCTGCTGATCGTGGTGTCCGTGGCGTTCGCCTGGGTGCTGCTGCCGTTCTGGGGCGCGGTATTCTGGGGCGCCATCCTCGCCATCATCTTCGCGCCGGTGCACCGCCGCATCCTGACGCGCGTGGGAGGGCGGCGCAATGTGTCCGCGTTGCTGACTCTGCTCATCGTGTTGCTGCTGGTCATCCTGCCCATGACGCTGATCGCCGCGTCCTTGGTGCAAGAGGGCGCGAACCTTTACCAGAGCATGCGGTCGGGCAATCTGGATTTCGGCGTGTACTTCCAGCAGGCCATCGCCGCCTTGCCCACGCCCGTGCAGAACCTGCTGGCCCGCTTCGACGTGGGCGACGTCAAGGGCATCCAGGACAAGCTGACGTCGGGCGCCATGCAGGCGAGCCAGTTCATGGCGACGCAGGCCTTCAACATCGGCCAGGACACGTTCCAGTTCCTGGTGAGCTTCGGCGTGATGATGTATCTGCTGTTCTTCCTGTTGCGCGATGGTTCGGCGCTGTCGCGCCGCGTGCGGCGCGCGGTGCCCCTGAGCGACATGCACAAGCAGCACCTGTTCCGCAAGTTCACCACCGTGATCCGCGCCACCGTCAAGGGCAACGTGGCGGTGGCCGCGGTGCAGGGCGTGCTGGGCGGCATCATCTTCTGGATACTGGGCATCCAGGGCGCGCTTTTGTGGGGCGTGGTGATGGCGTTCCTGTCGCTGTTGCCAGCCATCGGGGCTGGGCTGATCTGGGCGCCGGTGGCGGTCTATTTCCTGCTGACGGGCGACACGTGGCAGGGCATCGTGCTGATCGCGTTCGGCGTGCTGGTCATCGGAATGGTGGACAACGTGCTGCGCCCGCTGCTGGTCGGCAAGGACACGAAGCTGCCCGACTATGTCGTGCTGATTTCCACGCTGGGCGGCATGGCGCTGTTCGGCCTGAACGGCTTCGTCATCGGGCCGCTGATCGCCGCCTTGTTCGTGGCGTGTTGGGACCTGTTCTCGCCGCCGGACGATACCGACACCGGTATCCCGCCGCGCAACGTGTCCTGA
- a CDS encoding DUF3053 family protein, protein MQEDGKSMGFFYRLSCLWLFAGVLALAGCVDREPQQRAAFIHFLQTRVLDAPGALAPRLSDHEREELGDYDEHYEVIEAFQQALGAGMDELDQALRTLSLHSLGEIAERGAQFEALRGRLEQRRRDLMQALARADEARATLLQADDLKQAYAPAYHHAVTEPAAALLAVYPAILDTLADAHRVAQFAQTHAGQLLIDGPLAQVRDPSVQARFNTLLTQLNGRSGDIDAAARQLQALRSPTP, encoded by the coding sequence ATGCAGGAGGACGGCAAGTCGATGGGATTTTTCTACCGCCTGTCCTGCCTATGGCTGTTCGCCGGCGTGCTGGCCCTGGCCGGCTGCGTCGACCGCGAACCGCAGCAACGGGCGGCGTTCATCCATTTCCTTCAGACGCGCGTGCTGGATGCCCCCGGCGCTCTGGCGCCTCGGCTTTCCGACCACGAGCGCGAGGAACTGGGTGACTACGACGAGCACTACGAAGTCATCGAAGCGTTCCAGCAGGCGCTTGGGGCCGGCATGGACGAACTGGACCAGGCGCTACGGACGCTGAGCCTGCACAGCTTGGGAGAAATCGCCGAGCGCGGCGCACAGTTCGAAGCGCTGCGCGGGCGTCTGGAGCAGCGCCGCCGGGACTTGATGCAGGCGCTGGCGCGGGCGGACGAGGCGCGCGCGACGCTGTTGCAGGCCGACGACTTGAAGCAGGCCTATGCGCCTGCCTATCACCATGCGGTGACCGAGCCGGCGGCTGCGCTGCTTGCCGTCTACCCCGCCATATTGGACACGCTGGCCGATGCCCATCGCGTCGCGCAATTCGCGCAGACGCATGCGGGGCAGTTGCTGATCGACGGGCCGCTGGCCCAGGTGCGCGACCCATCGGTCCAGGCCCGGTTCAACACACTGCTTACCCAACTGAACGGGCGTTCGGGCGACATCGACGCGGCGGCGCGGCAGCTGCAAGCGTTGCGCTCGCCCACGCCCTGA
- a CDS encoding cytochrome b/b6 domain-containing protein — protein sequence MSYTRHPVHVWDLPTRLFHWAFAACVVGAYVCVKLGGLYMDWHVRLGLAALGLVVFRIVWGFIGPHHARFFNFVRGPRAVVAYLRGAATRGGHNPLGALSVLAMLLAIGVQAATGLFITDDIMVQGPLFGRVDESTSNLMAWVHHTNEWIMIALVALHLAAIIWYALVRRQRLVGAMITGNMPAGHLADDAISSDDGPAVWLRAIVLAACAAGLIWWIQSLEAAASFSY from the coding sequence ATGTCCTATACCCGCCACCCGGTGCACGTCTGGGATTTGCCGACCCGCCTGTTCCACTGGGCGTTCGCCGCCTGTGTCGTCGGAGCCTACGTCTGCGTGAAGCTGGGCGGCCTGTACATGGACTGGCACGTCCGGTTAGGTCTTGCGGCGCTGGGGCTGGTGGTGTTCCGGATTGTCTGGGGCTTCATCGGCCCGCATCACGCCCGATTCTTCAACTTCGTACGCGGTCCTCGCGCCGTTGTCGCCTATCTGCGCGGAGCCGCCACGCGGGGCGGCCATAACCCGCTGGGGGCGCTGTCCGTGCTGGCCATGCTGCTGGCGATCGGCGTACAGGCAGCCACCGGGCTGTTCATCACCGACGACATCATGGTGCAGGGCCCCTTGTTCGGCCGGGTCGACGAGTCCACGTCCAACCTGATGGCGTGGGTGCACCACACCAACGAATGGATCATGATCGCGCTGGTGGCGCTGCACCTGGCCGCCATCATCTGGTATGCGCTGGTGCGCCGCCAGCGGCTGGTGGGCGCGATGATCACCGGCAACATGCCGGCCGGCCATCTGGCCGACGATGCGATCTCCAGTGACGACGGCCCGGCCGTGTGGCTGAGGGCCATCGTACTGGCCGCCTGCGCCGCGGGACTGATCTGGTGGATCCAGTCGCTGGAAGCGGCGGCGAGCTTTTCCTATTGA